A window of Ketobacter sp. MCCC 1A13808 contains these coding sequences:
- the tusC gene encoding sulfurtransferase complex subunit TusC, with amino-acid sequence MRSTLIINQKAPHAGMGTREALDAALATAAFGVKTGVLFLDDGIFQIIKNQNTDPAGQKNTAAIFKSFALYDIDHIFVRAKDLALRGLTEEDLSVEVQLVEDDAVSDLFCQFDNLLTF; translated from the coding sequence ATGCGTTCCACACTGATCATCAACCAGAAAGCCCCGCATGCCGGTATGGGCACCCGTGAGGCGTTGGATGCGGCATTGGCAACCGCTGCGTTCGGGGTTAAAACCGGCGTACTGTTTCTTGACGATGGGATTTTCCAGATAATAAAAAATCAGAACACCGATCCCGCTGGCCAGAAAAATACGGCAGCGATATTCAAATCGTTTGCGCTTTACGACATTGACCATATCTTCGTAAGAGCAAAAGATCTGGCCTTGCGGGGTTTGACCGAAGAAGATCTTTCTGTTGAAGTGCAGTTAGTGGAAGATGACGCCGTATCGGATCTCTTTTGTCAATTTGACAACCTACTGACTTTCTAG
- the uvrY gene encoding UvrY/SirA/GacA family response regulator transcription factor, which produces MIKVYIVDDHDLVRTGISRMLSDIAGIKVVGEAASGEDALRFIRDLEPDVVLMDAKMPGIGGLEATRKLLRQNADVRVIAVTACGEEPFPSRFLQAGAAGYLTKGAAMDEMVKAIRLVHSGQRYISPDVAQELALKPFRSDGESSPFDQLSERELQIATMIVNCQKVQEISDKLFLSPKTVNSYRYRVFEKLGINSDVELTLLAVRHGMLDVEFLPNS; this is translated from the coding sequence GTGATAAAGGTTTATATAGTTGACGATCATGACTTGGTGCGCACGGGCATTTCCAGAATGTTGTCGGATATCGCGGGTATCAAAGTGGTCGGCGAGGCTGCCAGTGGTGAGGATGCATTGCGGTTTATTCGTGACCTGGAGCCCGATGTGGTGTTGATGGATGCGAAAATGCCCGGTATCGGTGGGTTGGAAGCCACGCGTAAATTGTTACGACAGAATGCAGACGTCAGGGTCATAGCGGTTACCGCTTGCGGTGAAGAGCCGTTTCCTTCACGCTTCCTTCAGGCTGGCGCTGCGGGCTATTTAACCAAGGGCGCCGCTATGGATGAAATGGTAAAAGCCATCCGCCTAGTGCATTCAGGGCAGCGCTATATTTCACCGGATGTTGCCCAGGAGCTGGCTTTAAAACCGTTCCGCAGTGACGGGGAGTCGTCTCCATTCGATCAATTATCAGAACGTGAGCTGCAAATTGCGACCATGATCGTGAATTGTCAGAAGGTACAGGAAATATCCGACAAGTTATTCTTGAGTCCCAAGACGGTCAACAGCTACCGCTATCGGGTATTCGAAAAATTGGGTATCAACAGTGATGTTGAGCTGACTTTGCTGGCGGTTCGGCACGGTATGCTGGATGTAGAATTTTTGCCGAATAGTTAG
- the tusB gene encoding sulfurtransferase complex subunit TusB: MILHIVNQSPFSNRSLQRCLDLMKSDDSLILIGDAVLLLSNPSVATGLPDRKRCFALIPDIEARGMQNKSDSLVNPVHYDGFVDLVEQHHKTLSWL; the protein is encoded by the coding sequence ATGATTTTGCATATCGTTAATCAGTCTCCATTCAGCAATAGGTCCCTGCAACGCTGCCTCGACCTGATGAAGTCTGACGATTCCTTAATTTTAATCGGCGATGCGGTATTGTTGCTATCGAACCCCTCTGTCGCAACAGGTTTACCGGATCGGAAGCGCTGCTTCGCATTGATACCCGACATCGAAGCCCGGGGCATGCAAAATAAATCGGATAGCCTGGTCAACCCGGTGCATTACGACGGTTTCGTTGATCTGGTGGAACAGCATCACAAAACATTGAGCTGGCTATAG
- the uvrC gene encoding excinuclease ABC subunit UvrC — MDIDAFLHSLTTHPGVYRMVDAEGGVLYVGKAKNLRNRVSSYFRTRQQSPKTAALVAKIDHIEVTVTHSETEALLLEQTLIKSLKPPFNILLRDDKSYPYIYISKQTFPRVAYYRGSKKMPGRFYGPYPSATAVRETLGLLQKIFKVRQCEDSFYRNRSRPCLQHQIERCKAPCVNLVSEQEYAEDVRHTVMFLEGKNREVRDELTKQMHAAADSLQFEQAAQFRDQLEALTQIQSQQYVETESGSADVFAVALESGVACVQIVYVRSGRVMGNKTYYPALKSELSVAEIFDAFIPQYYLGGLGRRDLPQRILVSEPFESSDALIEAIQQRDNHVLSIHTNVRTSRKAWLNLAQTNAQQYLASHLANREQLYRRFEALQDSLSLEEIPQRLECFDISHTQGEGTVASCVVFEHSGAVRSQYRRFNIEGVAPGDDYAAMNQALNRRYTRLKKGEAKLPDILIVDGGKGQLRQAREVLTELQVQGVLLLGIAKGETRKPGLETLFLEETGPGFELSGDSPALHLIQQIRDEAHRFAIMGHRNRREKKRTRSVLEDIPGIGAKRRRELLTHFGGMQGLSRASQQEIEKVSGISKKIAEDVYAALHNV; from the coding sequence ATAGATATCGACGCTTTTCTCCACTCTTTAACGACCCACCCGGGTGTTTACCGAATGGTGGATGCTGAAGGTGGTGTGTTGTATGTGGGTAAGGCCAAAAACCTGCGTAATCGCGTGAGCTCTTATTTTCGCACTAGGCAGCAGAGCCCCAAAACGGCGGCCTTGGTAGCAAAAATAGATCATATTGAAGTGACGGTCACTCACAGTGAGACTGAAGCGCTGTTGTTAGAGCAGACGTTGATTAAATCGCTGAAGCCGCCCTTTAATATCTTGTTGAGGGACGACAAGTCCTATCCTTATATTTATATTTCAAAACAAACGTTTCCCCGCGTTGCCTATTATCGCGGTTCAAAAAAAATGCCTGGACGTTTCTATGGACCGTATCCAAGCGCGACGGCTGTGCGCGAAACTTTGGGTCTGCTACAGAAAATTTTTAAAGTTCGTCAGTGCGAGGATAGCTTTTACCGTAACCGCTCAAGGCCCTGTCTTCAGCATCAGATTGAACGTTGTAAAGCACCCTGCGTTAACCTCGTGTCTGAGCAGGAGTATGCAGAAGATGTCCGCCATACCGTGATGTTTCTAGAAGGCAAGAACAGGGAAGTGCGGGATGAGTTGACTAAGCAGATGCATGCGGCCGCGGATTCCCTGCAATTTGAGCAGGCTGCCCAATTTCGAGATCAGCTGGAAGCATTAACTCAGATCCAATCGCAACAGTATGTGGAGACTGAATCCGGTAGCGCCGATGTCTTCGCAGTGGCGCTGGAGTCCGGTGTCGCTTGTGTACAAATAGTGTATGTGCGCAGCGGTAGGGTGATGGGAAATAAAACCTATTATCCGGCGCTAAAATCGGAGTTGTCGGTGGCGGAAATCTTCGACGCATTTATACCGCAGTATTATTTGGGTGGGTTAGGGCGCCGGGACTTGCCACAGCGAATTCTGGTTTCGGAGCCGTTCGAATCCAGCGACGCGCTGATTGAGGCGATACAGCAACGTGATAACCATGTTTTGAGTATCCATACGAATGTACGCACTTCCCGTAAAGCGTGGCTGAATCTGGCCCAAACCAATGCACAACAATACCTGGCCAGTCATCTTGCTAACCGGGAACAGCTTTATCGGCGTTTCGAAGCACTGCAGGATTCCCTTTCGCTGGAAGAAATCCCTCAACGCTTGGAGTGTTTCGATATCTCCCATACTCAGGGAGAAGGTACGGTTGCCAGTTGTGTCGTGTTTGAGCATTCCGGAGCTGTTCGAAGCCAGTACCGTCGGTTCAATATAGAGGGAGTGGCCCCGGGAGATGATTACGCAGCCATGAACCAAGCGTTAAATCGACGTTATACGCGCCTCAAAAAAGGAGAGGCGAAGCTACCGGATATTCTGATCGTGGATGGCGGTAAAGGCCAGCTCAGACAAGCCCGCGAAGTACTGACAGAGTTACAGGTTCAGGGGGTGCTGTTACTCGGTATCGCGAAGGGTGAAACCCGAAAGCCGGGATTGGAAACTCTGTTTTTAGAAGAAACCGGGCCCGGATTTGAACTGTCCGGCGATTCCCCAGCGCTGCACCTGATACAGCAAATTCGCGACGAAGCGCACCGGTTTGCCATCATGGGCCATCGAAATCGACGTGAGAAAAAGCGGACACGATCCGTGCTGGAAGACATACCGGGGATAGGCGCAAAGCGTCGTCGCGAGTTGCTAACTCACTTTGGCGGTATGCAGGGTTTAAGCCGTGCGAGCCAGCAGGAAATAGAAAAAGTGTCCGGAATTAGCAAGAAAATTGCAGAAGACGTTTATGCAGCCCTTCACAATGTTTAG
- the pgsA gene encoding CDP-diacylglycerol--glycerol-3-phosphate 3-phosphatidyltransferase, with amino-acid sequence MLFTIPNVLTLLRICLIPVFILAFYTHSEWNKLAAATIFAIAGITDWIDGYLARKMDQTSKLGAFLDPVADKLMVSAALVLLVESHSSALLAIPAIVIISREITVSALREWMAELGKRASIAVSYIGKIKTAAQMVAITGLLANEPDLGNWLVWLAYLLLYIATVLTIWSMMMYLKSAWPDLKE; translated from the coding sequence GTGCTGTTTACGATACCTAATGTCCTGACTCTACTCAGAATATGCTTAATTCCTGTGTTTATTCTTGCGTTTTACACGCACAGCGAATGGAACAAATTGGCTGCGGCGACCATCTTCGCCATAGCCGGTATAACGGATTGGATCGACGGCTATTTGGCCCGGAAAATGGATCAAACCTCCAAGTTGGGTGCGTTTCTCGATCCGGTCGCGGATAAATTAATGGTGTCCGCCGCATTGGTTTTGCTGGTAGAAAGCCATTCTTCAGCGCTCCTGGCCATTCCGGCCATCGTTATTATTAGTCGTGAAATTACGGTGTCTGCATTGCGTGAATGGATGGCGGAGCTGGGTAAACGAGCCAGTATCGCTGTTTCCTATATCGGGAAGATAAAAACGGCCGCCCAGATGGTGGCTATAACCGGCTTGCTGGCTAATGAACCGGACCTGGGTAACTGGTTGGTTTGGTTGGCTTATTTGTTATTGTATATAGCGACGGTATTAACTATCTGGTCCATGATGATGTACTTGAAAAGCGCTTGGCCTGACCTGAAGGAATGA
- the serS gene encoding serine--tRNA ligase → MLDPKLLRNELDSVADALRARGFELDKAAFQSLEDQRKALQVETENLQAERKRKSKQIGVAKAKGEDVSTLMAEVDSFGTQLSECEHRLTQLQAQIRSLHLEVPNLPHSSVPAGDSETDNVEIRTWGTPATFHFEARDHVDVGEKIGCLDFETAAKISGARFSVMYGPLARMHRALTQLMLDTHLNEHHYREVYVPYLVNPESLESTGQLPKFEEDLYKLRGERELYLIPTAEVPVTNISRDVIYGESDLPIKFVSHTPCFRSEAGSGGRDVRGMIRQHQFEKVEMVQLVKPDDSYQALESLTGHAEAILQKLGLPYRVVVLCAGDMGFSAAKTYDIEVWLPGQGKYREISSCSNFEDFQARRMQARYRPEGSKKIELLHTLNGSGLAVGRCLVAVLENYQQEDGSVRVPEALQPYMGGIEVIPAQD, encoded by the coding sequence ATGCTAGATCCAAAATTGTTGCGAAATGAGCTAGATAGCGTTGCAGATGCGCTCCGGGCACGAGGCTTCGAACTCGATAAAGCGGCTTTTCAGTCTCTGGAAGACCAGCGAAAGGCGCTCCAGGTTGAAACTGAAAATTTACAGGCTGAGCGAAAGCGCAAATCCAAGCAAATCGGTGTGGCGAAAGCCAAAGGTGAAGACGTATCGACGCTAATGGCAGAGGTTGACAGCTTCGGTACGCAATTAAGCGAATGCGAACACCGGTTGACACAGCTTCAGGCTCAAATTCGCTCACTTCACCTGGAAGTTCCCAATCTGCCGCACAGTAGCGTGCCGGCAGGCGATAGCGAAACGGATAATGTAGAAATACGCACTTGGGGTACCCCCGCGACTTTTCATTTTGAAGCCCGAGATCATGTGGACGTGGGTGAAAAAATCGGATGCCTCGATTTTGAGACGGCGGCCAAGATTTCCGGTGCACGTTTTTCTGTGATGTACGGGCCGTTGGCAAGAATGCACCGGGCATTGACTCAATTGATGCTGGATACGCACCTGAACGAACATCATTATCGGGAAGTGTATGTGCCCTATCTTGTGAATCCGGAATCGCTAGAAAGCACCGGTCAGTTACCCAAATTCGAAGAAGACCTGTATAAATTACGCGGTGAGCGAGAGTTGTATCTTATCCCTACGGCAGAAGTTCCGGTAACCAATATCAGTCGTGATGTCATCTATGGGGAGTCGGATTTACCCATCAAATTTGTTTCCCACACGCCCTGTTTTCGTAGTGAGGCGGGCTCGGGAGGTCGCGACGTCCGCGGTATGATACGACAACACCAATTTGAAAAAGTGGAGATGGTGCAACTGGTTAAGCCGGATGACTCCTATCAAGCCCTCGAATCGTTGACCGGTCATGCCGAAGCAATCCTGCAAAAGCTCGGCTTGCCTTACCGTGTCGTGGTATTGTGCGCCGGAGACATGGGTTTTTCTGCGGCTAAAACCTACGATATTGAGGTTTGGTTGCCAGGCCAGGGCAAGTACCGCGAAATTTCTTCTTGCAGTAATTTTGAAGATTTTCAGGCCCGACGTATGCAGGCTCGCTATCGTCCTGAGGGCAGTAAAAAAATTGAGCTTCTGCATACATTGAATGGCTCCGGTTTGGCGGTGGGCCGTTGTCTGGTGGCTGTGTTGGAAAATTATCAGCAGGAAGATGGCAGTGTGCGGGTCCCCGAAGCGTTGCAACCTTACATGGGTGGCATCGAAGTAATACCAGCCCAGGATTAA
- a CDS encoding methyl-accepting chemotaxis protein encodes MFIPLVGILGFAISLAFNYSVNSDTSSRLESVRDQYYPILELANTVLVVLDATAETLNSAVSAGEQDMVVAADETAAKMRNLLDKIHSLEPSRKSEVEKLRADFDSYYSAARGLSQGMISGDIDFSKLNERASEMTERQRVVKQELQLFRDGSHKLFASNISDSISLANEALKVGVGVAVVITVILIMVALYVTSTVTGNLSRIVNSLKDIASGEGDLTKRIHQTSQDEIGELVYWFNSFVEKLQAIIKDVVDSIEPLKKTSNELTSLAHESELVSSGQLEATVSVNRSMNEMFESLSENAANTSNAAEAASYANEQAQTGHSIVKDTISTINDLAREVAKAGKTIGQLESDSENVGAILDVIQGIASQTNLLALNAAIEAARAGEHGRGFAVVADEVRTLASRTQESTEEIHGVIDQLQKTARVISEVMAAGQSKAEQSVSKAGDAGNSLEAITSRVEEINVMNTQIASATEEQQQTSQFIQHAIDEISQSANKAAEGSSKVASSTEQLQNVTNRLDSVARQFKV; translated from the coding sequence ATGTTTATTCCCTTGGTCGGAATTCTGGGGTTTGCGATTAGCTTAGCGTTTAATTATTCCGTTAATTCCGATACCAGTAGTCGGCTTGAATCGGTGCGTGATCAGTATTATCCAATACTGGAATTGGCCAACACTGTCCTGGTGGTATTGGATGCCACGGCAGAGACGCTCAACTCTGCGGTAAGCGCCGGAGAACAGGATATGGTCGTTGCTGCGGACGAAACTGCAGCGAAGATGCGCAATCTGCTGGACAAGATCCATAGCCTTGAACCTAGCCGTAAATCGGAAGTAGAAAAGCTGCGCGCGGATTTTGACAGTTATTATTCTGCAGCACGCGGACTTTCTCAGGGCATGATTTCCGGGGATATCGACTTTTCGAAGCTGAACGAGCGTGCCTCCGAGATGACCGAGCGCCAGAGAGTGGTCAAGCAGGAGTTACAACTCTTCCGCGATGGAAGCCATAAATTGTTTGCGTCCAACATTTCGGATTCTATCTCTTTAGCAAATGAAGCCCTGAAAGTGGGCGTTGGAGTTGCGGTTGTTATCACGGTAATTCTTATCATGGTCGCTCTGTACGTCACCTCCACCGTTACCGGTAACCTGTCACGGATTGTGAATTCTTTGAAGGACATCGCAAGTGGGGAAGGTGACCTGACCAAACGCATTCACCAGACCTCGCAAGATGAGATCGGGGAACTTGTCTATTGGTTTAATTCGTTTGTGGAGAAGCTGCAGGCGATTATTAAAGACGTTGTCGATAGCATTGAGCCCCTTAAGAAAACCAGTAATGAGCTAACTTCTCTGGCGCATGAAAGCGAATTGGTATCAAGTGGTCAGTTGGAAGCCACGGTTAGCGTTAACCGTTCAATGAATGAAATGTTCGAGAGTTTAAGCGAGAACGCGGCAAATACATCGAATGCAGCCGAAGCGGCTTCTTATGCAAATGAACAAGCCCAGACCGGTCACAGCATCGTTAAAGACACCATAAGCACCATCAATGATCTTGCTCGTGAAGTAGCAAAAGCCGGCAAAACCATCGGTCAGTTGGAATCGGATTCTGAGAATGTGGGCGCTATATTGGATGTTATTCAAGGCATAGCGTCACAGACCAATTTATTGGCGCTGAATGCCGCTATTGAGGCTGCTCGCGCTGGCGAGCACGGGCGCGGTTTTGCTGTGGTGGCAGATGAAGTGCGGACGCTGGCTTCCCGCACACAAGAATCAACGGAAGAGATTCACGGAGTTATAGACCAGCTTCAAAAAACAGCCCGGGTTATTTCCGAAGTGATGGCCGCCGGCCAGTCAAAAGCTGAACAGAGCGTGTCGAAAGCCGGGGATGCAGGTAACTCCCTGGAAGCGATAACCAGTCGGGTGGAAGAAATTAACGTGATGAACACGCAGATTGCATCCGCGACAGAGGAACAGCAACAAACCTCGCAATTTATTCAGCATGCAATTGATGAGATTAGCCAATCTGCGAATAAAGCGGCTGAAGGTTCTTCTAAAGTGGCTTCCTCCACAGAGCAATTGCAGAACGTTACTAACCGATTGGATTCTGTGGCTCGTCAGTTCAAGGTTTAG
- a CDS encoding glycosyl transferase family protein: MKTSIPPRHEHPFAQFVRILGKGKNGTRSLTEDEALQSMKMIMNGEVEDVQLGAFLMLLRVKEESPEELLGFVQAVRESIHAPESLNIDLDWSSYAGKRRHLPWYLLSIFLLAETGEKVFVHGASGHTIDRLYTEDVLRELGLPIAENWHDCQQQVNSQGFTYFPLRNLSPRLHQIIELRNTLGLRSPVHTLSRLLNPCNARCIIQGIFHPGYRPVHQLAAQALGYERVDVIKGEAGEIERNPDIPCLVQSVRNGEVQDKTWPALFNKRHVKETDFTIGNLVSLWRGQSEHEYGEASVIGTCAIAFTLLGKAESPPQAEEMARDVWSQRNKSFL, from the coding sequence ATGAAAACCAGCATTCCTCCCAGACATGAACACCCTTTTGCACAGTTCGTTCGAATACTAGGCAAGGGCAAAAATGGCACACGCTCATTAACAGAAGATGAAGCCCTTCAGTCCATGAAAATGATCATGAATGGCGAAGTCGAAGACGTGCAGCTGGGAGCATTTCTGATGCTGCTCAGGGTTAAGGAAGAAAGCCCTGAAGAGTTACTGGGGTTTGTACAAGCAGTACGTGAGTCTATTCACGCGCCAGAGTCTTTGAACATCGATTTGGATTGGTCGTCCTATGCGGGCAAACGCCGCCACCTGCCATGGTACTTACTGAGTATATTTTTGCTGGCAGAAACCGGCGAAAAAGTTTTTGTGCACGGAGCATCAGGACATACCATCGATCGTTTATATACAGAAGATGTATTAAGAGAGCTGGGCTTGCCGATCGCGGAAAATTGGCATGATTGCCAGCAACAAGTAAATAGCCAGGGATTCACTTATTTTCCCTTACGCAACCTATCCCCACGGCTGCATCAGATAATCGAACTACGAAACACACTGGGTTTGCGTTCCCCGGTACACACTCTTTCGCGCTTACTCAATCCGTGCAATGCCCGCTGTATTATCCAGGGGATATTCCACCCTGGTTACCGCCCGGTTCACCAATTAGCCGCACAGGCTCTCGGCTACGAGCGTGTGGATGTGATAAAAGGAGAAGCCGGGGAAATCGAGCGTAACCCGGATATACCCTGTCTTGTGCAATCGGTTCGAAATGGGGAAGTACAGGATAAAACCTGGCCGGCACTATTCAATAAACGTCACGTGAAGGAAACGGATTTCACCATAGGTAATCTGGTTTCATTGTGGCGCGGCCAAAGTGAACATGAATATGGAGAAGCATCGGTGATCGGCACCTGTGCTATTGCCTTCACCTTGCTGGGTAAAGCCGAGAGCCCGCCTCAAGCAGAAGAGATGGCCCGGGATGTTTGGTCGCAGCGGAATAAAAGCTTCTTATAA
- a CDS encoding Crp/Fnr family transcriptional regulator yields the protein MTALDLDRVHMLQNVPTFGGINDEVLSFLLDHSKTVNRAAGQEVFHEGDYTASMFIIEEGEVAIFKQKAGQNCLMVTLGEGECLGEMALFDYMPRSASAVAHTKCSLIEITSQNLYEVYKKDLEQFALLQMNLGREIARRLRRADELCVKCPLRPGNESDSGVGVKPFRQYQ from the coding sequence ATGACAGCATTGGATCTCGACCGAGTTCATATGCTACAGAATGTTCCGACATTCGGTGGTATTAATGATGAGGTTTTGTCCTTTTTGCTGGATCACTCCAAAACAGTTAACCGGGCGGCTGGCCAGGAGGTGTTCCACGAGGGTGACTATACCGCTTCAATGTTTATTATTGAGGAAGGTGAAGTAGCGATATTCAAACAGAAAGCCGGTCAGAATTGCTTGATGGTAACGCTGGGAGAAGGCGAGTGCCTTGGGGAAATGGCGTTGTTCGATTATATGCCTCGCAGTGCGTCGGCTGTTGCCCATACAAAATGCAGTCTAATTGAAATTACCTCCCAAAACCTCTACGAAGTCTATAAGAAAGACCTCGAACAATTCGCTCTATTACAAATGAATCTGGGGCGGGAAATTGCCCGCCGCCTGCGCCGTGCTGATGAGCTTTGCGTTAAGTGTCCGTTGCGACCGGGTAACGAATCGGATTCCGGTGTGGGGGTAAAACCGTTCAGACAATACCAATAA
- the cysG gene encoding siroheme synthase CysG — translation MDYLPLFYKLTGKQCLVVGGGEIATRKASMLQRAGAHVRVVAPRISPSMDAVLDDDPKTERYLRSYQQSDLDNMVLVIAATDDSGLNQQVSEQARAANIPVNVVDNPELCTFILPSIIDRSPIVIGVSSGGQSPVLARMIRAKLESTIPASYGRLAHFVGRFRDKAKARFSDVNQRRDFWEQVLDGPIAEFVFAGKEKDAEALLEQQFNSDLNLHPCGEVYLVGAGPGDPDLLTFRALRLMQQADVVLFDRLVSPEILDLVRRDAERIYVGKARSEHAVPQDQINEYLVKLAKDGRRVCRLKGGDPFIFGRGGEEIDRLFQEGIHFQVVPGITAASGCASYAGIPLTHRDHAQSVRFITGHLQDGSLNLDWETLAKERQTLVFYMGLLGLPVICAKLVEHGLSPETPIALVQQGTTRHQKVWTSTLENMAKDIEDQEVKPPTLIIVGSVVKLRERLSWFDPSTVD, via the coding sequence GTGGATTATCTACCTCTTTTTTACAAGTTAACCGGGAAGCAATGCTTGGTCGTGGGCGGTGGCGAAATAGCGACCCGTAAAGCTTCAATGCTGCAGCGAGCCGGTGCCCATGTGCGGGTAGTCGCTCCGCGTATCAGCCCATCCATGGACGCTGTGCTCGATGATGACCCTAAAACCGAGCGTTATCTGCGTTCGTACCAGCAAAGTGATTTGGATAACATGGTGCTGGTTATAGCCGCTACCGATGATAGCGGTTTAAACCAGCAGGTTTCTGAGCAAGCGCGGGCCGCCAACATTCCGGTTAATGTTGTGGACAATCCTGAGCTATGTACTTTTATTCTTCCCTCTATCATTGACCGCTCCCCCATTGTTATCGGGGTTTCCAGTGGTGGCCAATCACCGGTCCTGGCGCGGATGATCCGGGCCAAGTTGGAATCAACGATTCCGGCCAGCTATGGCCGGTTGGCTCATTTCGTCGGGCGGTTCCGTGACAAAGCCAAAGCGCGTTTCAGTGATGTAAACCAACGCCGCGATTTTTGGGAACAAGTGTTGGATGGACCGATTGCTGAGTTTGTTTTTGCAGGCAAAGAAAAGGACGCAGAAGCACTGTTAGAGCAGCAATTCAATTCAGACCTCAATCTGCATCCCTGCGGCGAAGTTTATCTGGTCGGCGCCGGCCCTGGTGATCCGGATTTGCTTACCTTCCGGGCGTTACGGTTGATGCAGCAAGCGGATGTGGTTTTATTTGATCGACTGGTGAGTCCGGAAATTCTGGACCTGGTCAGGCGGGATGCCGAGCGCATCTATGTGGGTAAAGCCCGCAGTGAACACGCGGTACCACAGGATCAGATAAATGAATATTTAGTAAAACTGGCTAAAGACGGCCGCAGAGTTTGCCGTCTGAAAGGCGGAGACCCCTTTATTTTCGGTCGAGGCGGAGAAGAGATTGACCGTTTATTTCAGGAAGGCATTCACTTCCAGGTAGTACCGGGTATCACGGCGGCGTCAGGTTGTGCCAGCTACGCAGGCATCCCCCTGACACATCGCGATCATGCACAATCGGTTCGATTTATAACGGGCCATTTACAGGACGGTAGCCTGAACCTGGATTGGGAGACCCTGGCCAAGGAGCGACAGACACTTGTCTTTTATATGGGCTTACTCGGATTACCAGTAATATGTGCCAAGCTGGTTGAGCACGGTCTATCCCCGGAAACGCCCATTGCGTTGGTTCAGCAGGGAACCACTCGCCATCAGAAAGTATGGACTTCCACATTAGAAAACATGGCGAAAGACATTGAAGATCAAGAGGTTAAGCCCCCGACGCTGATCATTGTCGGGTCGGTTGTTAAGTTGAGGGAGCGTCTTTCCTGGTTTGACCCTTCAACTGTTGATTAA
- a CDS encoding TusE/DsrC/DsvC family sulfur relay protein: MPSPTLDLNGHAVALTKEGYLQNPGDWSEAAASALAASVDIELSESHWEIIALLRRFHQEFEHSPAMRILVKYVKQHLGDEKGNSIYLLQLFPGSPAKLAAKIAGLPRPTHCL, from the coding sequence GTGCCTAGCCCTACCCTGGACTTGAATGGTCATGCGGTTGCGCTGACTAAAGAGGGCTATCTGCAAAATCCCGGCGACTGGAGTGAAGCCGCTGCGTCTGCGCTAGCCGCCTCCGTTGACATTGAATTGTCGGAATCCCACTGGGAAATTATTGCTTTACTGCGCCGGTTTCACCAGGAATTTGAGCATTCTCCTGCAATGCGGATATTGGTAAAGTATGTAAAACAACATCTTGGAGACGAGAAAGGCAACAGCATCTATCTCCTGCAACTTTTCCCAGGGAGCCCTGCGAAACTGGCTGCCAAAATCGCCGGGTTGCCAAGGCCCACCCATTGTTTGTAG
- the tusD gene encoding sulfurtransferase complex subunit TusD has product MIFSLHVIDGPYSKQSNLSALRFCEAALIKGHRIKRVFFSGDGVLSGTDLAVTPQDEVDLYKAWQSVATDHQIELVVCVSACLRRGVLNVTEAERYEKQNHNLSDAFVLSGLGQLVEAGLESDRLITFGG; this is encoded by the coding sequence ATGATTTTTTCTTTACATGTCATTGATGGCCCTTACAGCAAACAAAGCAACCTGTCTGCGTTGCGGTTTTGTGAGGCTGCTTTAATCAAGGGCCACCGGATAAAGCGTGTTTTTTTCTCCGGCGACGGGGTTCTGAGCGGGACAGACCTGGCGGTTACCCCGCAAGACGAAGTTGACCTCTACAAAGCGTGGCAATCCGTCGCTACTGACCATCAGATCGAGCTGGTGGTTTGCGTTTCTGCCTGCTTGCGAAGAGGCGTATTAAACGTTACGGAAGCGGAACGCTACGAAAAGCAAAATCACAATCTGTCAGACGCTTTTGTGCTGTCCGGCTTAGGCCAGCTAGTAGAAGCCGGGCTGGAATCGGATCGCCTGATTACGTTTGGCGGTTAG